The Mytilus trossulus isolate FHL-02 chromosome 3, PNRI_Mtr1.1.1.hap1, whole genome shotgun sequence genome contains a region encoding:
- the LOC134711505 gene encoding monocarboxylate transporter 3-like, producing MLKDKETTKGCYAWIVLFACTVLQFLTDSILKSFGLFYVEIIDEFHESVSFTSLITGIMFGVYCLSTLPVMMYLIKAIQPRGVMIIGSVLIAAGYSLSCLAPNIYFLLFSISILVGVGMACIFPPSIYALGTYFTKQRATANGIAISGCSLGALVTPPLYQYLIKTYGLRGALLLAGAILLNNLPMAFLLRTPNKVDQSEKAHKSPLINRNESVQEMKPTKTLNGDIHINYFHFLNGHTSMSERVHKSNHNGIGLFSSHPQLSTNLELELEVKVPKMDENKSNSDEHLNGKTFYREFPLSSFKYFSSSALIVYPILAESEDRINENESSVKLNDSVTNPVCALLKKPTFVIFLLANSLSTIVASTFLSFLPLHAKQNNISDAKMVILVSLTGAVDLIGRILCGILADRSHVQSYQILIVAQLICGVTYNCNQFMTSFSGLVVFCVLIGLFSGMFLPLRHSIMVDISGLTLYPTALAITTVSQLPVYVAGPLAFGILRDLNGNFIASYHLIGVVALISGVLFLCGPLFKKCKTDGACSSNEDRLKTQTT from the exons ATGTTAAaagacaaagaaacaacaaaaggATGCTATGCTTGGATAGTTTTATTTG CCTGTACAGTGTTACAGTTTCTGACAGACAGCATTCTAAAATCTTTTGGACTCTTTTACGTTGAAATTATAGACGAATTTCATGAAAGTGTCTCATTTACCAGTCTAATAACAGGAATAATGTTTGGCGTTTACTGTTTATCAA CTTTACCAGTAATGATGTATCTGATAAAAGCTATCCAGCCAAGAGGTGTTATGATAATTGGGAGTGTGCTGATAGCAGCCGGATATAGTCTCAGTTGTCTTGCACCGAACATTTATTTCCTACTCTTTTCAATAAGCATATTAGTTG gTGTAGGCATGGCATGTATATTTCCACCATCAATTTATGCCTTGGGTACATATTTTACGAAGCAAAGAGCGACCGCAAATGGCATAGCAATATCAGGTTGCAGTTTAGGAGCACTAGTCACTCCGCCTTTATACCAATATCTAATAAAAACATACGGCCTTAGAGGAGCACTGTTATTAGCAGGAGCAATTCTTCTCAATAACTTACCGATGGCATTTCTTCTAAGAACTCCAAACAAAGTTGACCAATCAGAGAAAGCTCATAAGTCGCCTTTAATCAACAGAAACGAATCAGTGCAGGAGATGAAACCGACTAAAACATTAAATGGAGATATccatataaattattttcattttttaaatggaCATACTAGTATGTCAGAAAGAGTACATAAATCTAATCATAATGGAATAGGTTTATTTAGTTCTCATCCTCAACTTTCGACTAATTTAGAATTAGAACTTGAAGTGAAAGTACCGAAGatggatgaaaataaaagtaattctGACGAACATCTTAATGGTAAAACATTTTATCGGGAGTTTCCACTGAGTTCATTCAAATATTTCAGCAGTAGTGCATTAATAGTATATCCAATATTAGCTGAAAGTGAAGATAGAATTAACGAAAATGAGAGCTCTGTAAAACTAAATGATTCTGTCACTAACCCAGTGTGCGCCTTATTAAAGAAACCAACATTCGTAATATTCTTATTAGCGAACTCTTTATCAACTATTGTGGCGTCAACATTCTTGTCATTCTTGCCTTTACATGCCAAGCAAAACAATATAAGTGATGCTAAAATGGTCATCCTTGTCTCACTGACTGGAGCAGTGGATTTAATTGGGCGAATCTTGTGCGGTATCTTAGCGGACAGGTCACACGTACAAAGTTATCAAATCCTTATTGTTGCACAACTGATATGCGGTGTTACTTATAATTGTAATCAGTTTATGACGTCATTTTCGGGACTAGTCGTATTCTGTGTTTTGATTGGTCTATTTAGTGGAATGTTTTTACCTCTGCGACATTCAATAATGGTGGATATCAGCGGATTAACATTGTATCCAACTGCTTTGGCGATCACAACTGTATCTCAGTTACCAGTTTATGTGGCTGGACCTCTAGCATTTG GTATACTTCGTGATCTCAACGGTAATTTCATAGCATCTTATCACTTAATTGGTGTGGTTGCCTTGATCTCCGGTGTGTTATTTTTATGCGgaccattatttaaaaaatgtaaaacggATGGAGCATGTTCGTCAAATGAGGATAGACTTAAAACACAAACAACGTAG
- the LOC134709417 gene encoding monocarboxylate transporter 13-like has translation MESDNLPIDRGWAWVILFAAVTTNFLYVGTLKSFGIFFVEILAEFQESVSVTSLINGIQTAMYCTTSLPVLLFFMNKIGTRTLVFIGSLTISIGYGISSLAPNVDFLFFSISVVVGVGSSFLFAPSLVVIGQYFDKHRGMATGLAMSGGCLGSLVLPPFYQYLIDTYGLRGALLLTSGLLFNTTAMSGLLRPLNFYKKQKKDLTLAKPTEVKNGTKYISINRSKHENNANGNIMNSNIVSLNGEQFSGSHPVLSKSFPHADRAKAKIERMRTFSETNKRFDKFEEISTSRMSLSSFYKYLSIDDIANMSIVSVKELKGGQEEFDSSSTESQNEKCCILDLSVFKNPSYVLFLFVHILATLSPALAPSFLPVFLKENGLSKQEIVINVAVVGAADFVGRILCGYFADKPWIKIYHIIMVTQGLAGLVINCSGLFKTFWPLVAFSALFGISAGGIFGVVVTMIISIIGMENFRSGYAFLIITQGPVIAISAPIFGYLRDVTGSYNASFHFVGTASLLAVILSSIEVFLRRCKQTEKTNSLDLNEEKESLHPENDI, from the exons ATGGAATCCGACAATTTACCAATTGACAGAGGTTGGGCATGGGTTATTTTATTTG ccGCTGTCACTACAAATTTCTTGTACGTGGGGACCCTGAAGTCATTCGGAATATTTTTTGTGGAAATTCTTGCTGAGTTCCAAGAGAGTGTTTCGGTTACTTCACTGATCAACGGTATTCAGACTGCCATGTATTGCACAACAT CTCTTCCAGTATTGTTATTCTTCATGAATAAGATTGGTACCCGTACACTTGTATTTATAGGAAGTTTAACTATATCTATAGGATACGGTATAAGCAGTTTGGCTCCTAATGTAGACTTTCTTTTCTTCTCCATTAGTGTTGTTGTTG GAGTTGGGTCGTCGTTTTTGTTTGCCCCATCTCTTGTGGTTATTGGACAGTATTTTGACAAACATCGCGGAATGGCTACTGGCCTTGCCATGAGTGGAGGTTGTCTGGGTAGTCTTGTACTTCCGCCATTTTACCAATACCTTATAGACACCTACGGACTCAGAGGTGCCCTTTTACTAACTTCCGGTTTACTATTCAATACAACTGCCATGTCAGGCTTACTGCGTCCTTTAAATTTTTAcaagaaacaaaagaaagatttaACTTTAGCTAAACCAACAGAAGTGAAAAATGGAACGAAATATATTTCGATTAATCGatcaaaacatgaaaacaacGCAAACGGAAATATCATGAATTCAAATATAGTTTCCTTGAATGGCGAACAGTTTTCTGGTTCTCATCCTGTACTTTCAAAATCGTTTCCACATGCAGATCGTGCCAAAGCGAAAATTGAACGTATGAGGACATTTTCTGAAACAAACAAACGTTTTGATAAGTTTGAAGAAATATCAACTTCAAGAATGTCACTTTCAAGTTTTTACAAATACTTAAGTATTGATGATATAGCAAATATGTCCATAGTTTCCGTAAAGGAGTTGAAAGGTGGACAAGAAGAATTCGATTCAAGTAGTACAGAATCTCAGAATGAAAAATGCTGTATATTAGACTTGTCTGTGTTTAAAAATCcatcatatgttttatttttatttgtgcaCATTCTAGCAACTTTATCACCAGCGTTAGCGCCTTCTTTTTTGCCTGTTTTTCTAAAAGAGAATGGATTAAGTAAACAAGAAATAGTTATTAATGTTGCCGTCGTTGGTGCCGCAGATTTTGTAGGCAGAATTCTTTGTGGATACTTTGCTGACAAACCATGGATTAAGATCTATCATATTATTATGGTGACACAAGGATTAGCTGGATTAGTTATTAACTGCAGTGGtctgtttaaaacattttggcCACTTGTTGCATTCTCGGCTTTGTTTGGAATAAGTGCAGGTGGAATATTTGGTGTAGTGGTCACAATGATCATTTCCATAATTGGAATGGAAAATTTTAGATCAGGATATGCATTTTTAATCATAACTCAAGGCCCAGTCATTGCCATTTCCGCTCCAATATTTG GTTATCTGAGAGATGTTACCGGGAGTTACAATGCATCATTCCATTTCGTTGGTACTGCTTCATTGCTTGCTGTTATTCTGTCATCTATTGAAGTTTTTCTACGAAGATGTAAACAGACAGAAAAGACCAACAGTTTAGACCTTAATGAGGAAAAAGAATCTCTTCATCCTGAAAATGACATATAA
- the LOC134709426 gene encoding lysophosphatidic acid receptor 6-like: MKTLESIGPLSNLTTFNCNTSCSNTTEVPEIFGKTIYDDVLLGLEYIDVFLLPTCLILGVGGNFITLIVLNNKTFSNWTSKYFLVALSLSDNLLLLTQPFNKPVVLNLFGRDYRALSKVGCKLYFWFFKNGKMTSSWFVVLLCAERFVAVKYPFRVKTLFCKRNGLIAIAAVYIVQGVYNGAWSWAHNILEDGRCYPDGFDKNDPEAAILFRNMLIVGCCLYSFVPIVIMVTLTPMIIASLQRRAKKRQEMTRNQGKDIEIVKITTMLLSIVITYIVCVAPVTLLHLLSFFQGVKSFGNNPKPFLIFRNVSQILEQLNYTINFFVYVVANRRFRGGVVKLFECKKLSRSGSTFNSTSSLSKGRVSTISRPHRSVTSDYVTSGSIKKPNDNSG; encoded by the coding sequence ATGAAGACATTAGAATCAATTGGTCCCTTATCGAATTTGACAACATTCAACTGCAATACATCATGCTCAAATACAACAGAAGTACCTGAAATATTCGGAAAAACCATTTATGACGACGTACTTCTCGGTTTAGAATATATAGATGTTTTCTTGTTGCCAACCTGTCTTATCCTCGGAGTTGGTGGAAACTTTATCACCTTGATCGTATTGAACAACAAAACCTTCTCTAACTGGACGTCGAAATACTTCCTCGTGGCTCTGTCATTATCAGATAATCTACTTCTTCTTACTCAACCATTCAACAAACCAGTCGTGTTGAATTTGTTCGGCAGAGATTACCGTGCACTTTCGAAAGTAGGTTGTAAGCTTTACTTCTGGTTCTTTAAAAACGGTAAAATGACGTCATCTTGGTTTGTTGTATTACTTTGTGCTGAGCGTTTCGTTGCCGTGAAATATCCATTCAGAGTTAAAACCTTATTTTGCAAACGGAATGGTTTAATAGCCATTGCTGCAGTTTACATAGTACAAGGAGTGTACAATGGAGCATGGTCATGGGCTCATAATATTCTTGAAGATGGTCGATGTTATCCTGATGGATTTGATAAAAACGACCCGGAAGCTGCCATTTTATTTCGGAACATGTTGATAGTAGGTTGCTGCCTTTATTCATTTGTTCCAATTGTCATAATGGTAACACTTACACCTATGATAATTGCATCTCTTCAGAGGAGAGCGAAAAAAAGACAGGAAATGACACGCAATCAAGGAAAAGATATCGAAATTGTCAAGATCACAACTATGTTGCTATCAATCGTAATTACATACATAGTATGCGTTGCACCAGTTACACTGTTGCACTTACTTTCGTTTTTCCAGGGCGTCAAATCATTTGGAAACAACCCGAAACCATTCCTTATCTTCAGAAACGTTTCGCAGATTCTAGAGCAACTGAACTACACtatcaacttttttgtttacGTCGTTGCGAACCGCAGATTCCGAGGAGGTGTTGTTAAGCTGTTTGAGTGTAAGAAATTATCACGCAGTGGATCTACATTTAATTCGACCTCAAGTCTATCGAAAGGGCGGGTGTCGACAATATCTAGGCCACACCGATCAGTTACATCAGATTACGTCACTTCCGGTAGCATTAAAAAACCTAATGATAATAGTGGATGA